In Drosophila nasuta strain 15112-1781.00 chromosome 2R, ASM2355853v1, whole genome shotgun sequence, a single genomic region encodes these proteins:
- the LOC132784453 gene encoding uncharacterized protein LOC132784453 yields MERASSPMLQLHAPTLVQPPKSRGRPRASYAQTGEFDLGLIREYRSRPALYDRNNKRFKDKVYCAQQWMQMSHKLGYEVSTLRERMITLRNRYNIEKRRLENLSGTSGTPMVSQWPLYENLSFLSEHIRSRRSYKMMHKLENPHEDDDDEEPFDVDDMHSELNGHAKRIKHEQEHDYDHGEIYDCDRQLPVTTVLNIPHNTQILSQEDYSSQLNGSDTLNGESDHLDGLHQPELVLAAAKHKRMQSMHAAGQAISRRRLNASTSSGVAALKPELEESAMSAGVTSSANPKYKAFGEFMSHVLTELPSSTSMRLIASFSNELTQATIAYELSQQQPQQLPTQQQQQKQQQKRGSADQQPSSMDETDE; encoded by the exons ATGGAGCGTGCATCATCCCCCATGTTACAACTACATGCACCGACGCTCGTGCAACCGCCAAAGAGTCGAGGCAGACCTCGGGCGTCGTATGCGCAAACCGGCGAATTTGATTTGGGCTTGATAAGAGAATATCGCTCACGGCCCGCACTTTATGATCGGAACAATAAACGCTTCAAGGATAAAGTCTATTGTGCTCAGCAATGGATGCAAATGTCCCACAAACTTGGCTATGAGG TTTCAACGCTACGTGAGCGCATGATCACATTGCGAAATCGTTACAATATCGAGAAGCGACGTCTCGAAAATCTGTCTGGTACATCTGGTACACCAATGGTGTCTCAGTGGCCACTATATGAGAATCTCAGTTTTTTGTCTGAACACATACGATCGAGGCGATCGTATAAGATGATGCATAAGCTGGAGAATCCGcacgaagacgacgacgatgaggagCCCTTCGATGTCGATGACATGCATAGCGAACTAAATGGTCATGCTAAGCGCATTAAACATGAGCAGGAACACGACTATGATCATGGAGAGATATACGATTGCGATCGTCAGTTGCCAGTGACCACAGTACTCAA cATACCACACAACACTCAAATATTGAGCCAGGAAGACTACAGCTCGCAATTGAATGGCAGCGATACACTCAATGGCGAAAGCGATCACTTGGATGGACTGCATCAACCGGAGTTGGTGTTGGCAGCTGCTAAACACAAACGTATGCAGTCCATGCATGCGGCGGGACAGGCAATCTCTAGACGGCGGCTCAATGCGTCTACCTCATCAGGAGTAGCTGCATTAAAACCAGAACTAGAAGAATCAGCAATGTCTGCAGGCGTTACATCTTCAGCCAATCCCAAGTATAAAGCCTTTGGCGAATTCATGTCGCATGTCCTCACCGAATTGCCTTCGTCGACATCTATGCGTTTGATTGCCAGCTTTTCTAATGAGCTAACACAGGCAACAATTGCCTATGagctcagccagcagcaaccacaacagttGCCaactcaacagcaacaacagaagcaacagcagaagcggGGATCCGCAGATCAGCAGCCAAGTAGCATGGATGAAACGGATGAATAG